Genomic window (Candidatus Deferrimicrobiaceae bacterium):
CATCGATCCGACCCAGCGCAAGGCGAAAAGCGTGGGGTATCCCCTCGCGGGAGTCACAGTCCGGGAGGTGGGGGACGACGGTGTCGACGTGCCGACGGGAGACGTGGGTGAGGTTTGGATCCGGGGGGACAATGTGTTCCAGGGGAAAAAGGGGATGAATCGAATTCACGGGAGATATAATGGCCGATACTCATCCACCGCACGGGAGTCGTGCATGATCATGATGATCGTGGCCCCGAACCTGTGCGAAAGTCTTGAGCGACTCCTGCCCGCCATGCTATCGTGAGGAGAAAACAGGCGATGGAGTTCGCCGAAAAAACCGCCTGTTCTTCCGACGGCTGATGACTCCTGCGATGGTTGCCTTCGCGGGAGTTTTTATTAACGGGGATATAGCCGGATGAGAGAGGATGTTTCGCCCAAGACCCGCCTGGATGCCATCCAAGGCATCTGCGCGCAATTCCGCATCGACTCGCTTGCCCCGCAGGTTGCGGCCACGTCCGAGACCCTTCGAAGCGGCGGCGTGGTCGACATCGCCGTCCTCGGGCAGTTCAAGGCGGGCAAGAGCTCGTTTCTGAACTGCCTGATCGGGAGAGAGGCCATGCCGGTGGATGTCCTTCCGGCGACCGCCGTCGTCACGAGGATCGGCTTCGGGACGGCCGACCGGGCCGTCGTTCACCGCATGGGGGGCGGGGATGAGGAGATTCCGGTGGACCGGTTGGCCGAGTTCGTGACGGAGCAGCGCAATCCGGGGAACGAGAAAAAGGTCTCGATCGTCGAGGTGTCGCTTCCCTCCCTCGCGGAGTTTCCCGGCGTCCGCTTCGTCGATACGCCGGGCCTGGGATCCATCTTCGCGCACAACACGATTGCCTCCATGGAATGGCTTCCCCGGGTGGGCGGGGCCCTCCTCGCGGTGAGCGTCAACCATCCCTTCTCCGGGGAGGACCGGAAGCTCCTCGAGGAGGTGTCCCGGTACACCCCGGAAGCGGCGATCCTTTTGACGAAAGCGGATCTGGTGACCGAAAGTCAGCTCGACGCGGTCGTCGAATTCACCCGGCGGCAGGTCGCGCACCATACCGGGAGGGAGCTCCCCATCCTCCCGTATTCGATCATGCCGGGCTACGAAACGTTCCGGGAGCAGGCGCGGGAGTCCCTGCTCCGGCGGGTCGTCGACAGGCGCGGGGAGAAGTTCGACGAGATCGTGAATCACAAGATCCGGTCGCTCGCTGCGGGCTGCCGGGGCTATCTCCGCCTGGCTCTTGGCGCCGCGGCCGCAGCCGGGCAGGCAAAGGCGGACCTGAAAGAGGCCCTTGCGCGGGAGCGGCGCGATCTCGGGTCGGTGCGAAGCGAGATCTCGCTCTTTTCCCGGGACATGAAGTCCCGCGTCCGCACGGCTGCCGGGGAGCGGTTCCATTCCTATCAGGGGAAGGTGGCCGGCCGGTTGAGCGAAGCACTCCCGGAAAAGATGGA
Coding sequences:
- a CDS encoding AMP-binding protein, which produces MLRKNRKKHPWGSERALLSDNLFHRFESVTGFRILERYGMTETGMNASNLIDPTQRKAKSVGYPLAGVTVREVGDDGVDVPTGDVGEVWIRGDNVFQGKKGMNRIHGRYNGRYSSTARESCMIMMIVAPNLCESLERLLPAMLS
- a CDS encoding dynamin family protein; this translates as MREDVSPKTRLDAIQGICAQFRIDSLAPQVAATSETLRSGGVVDIAVLGQFKAGKSSFLNCLIGREAMPVDVLPATAVVTRIGFGTADRAVVHRMGGGDEEIPVDRLAEFVTEQRNPGNEKKVSIVEVSLPSLAEFPGVRFVDTPGLGSIFAHNTIASMEWLPRVGGALLAVSVNHPFSGEDRKLLEEVSRYTPEAAILLTKADLVTESQLDAVVEFTRRQVAHHTGRELPILPYSIMPGYETFREQARESLLRRVVDRRGEKFDEIVNHKIRSLAAGCRGYLRLALGAAAAAGQAKADLKEALARERRDLGSVRSEISLFSRDMKSRVRTAAGERFHSYQGKVAGRLSEALPEKMEGWKGNLAKTTRQFQEWLAAALEEELAEVSAAGGDPLSGFLFQARASFSRTVRAFQDRIAKEIERALGLPFEGAQFTVEIAEPSRPDVRTGRAFDTSVELLWFLIPMGIFRPLVRRHFLRRIPWEVEKNLSRLAAQWADAVNASIDGLARRSMAFLANELATIEGLVGNACDRRPDIQKALDLLDSHEAGAAFH